In Streptomyces sp. NBC_00414, a single window of DNA contains:
- the efeB gene encoding iron uptake transporter deferrochelatase/peroxidase subunit gives MTDTPAEAEHAAAPEPATPAGETVSAGETVSAGETVPAGGSASAGGSASGAPSRRALIGWGGAGLALGAAVAGGAVAVARSGDDEPGAAGEGGAVAFHGHHQAGIATPVQDRLHFAAFDVKTTDRAAFVQLLKDWTAAARRMTAGQAVGEGAYGGLAEAPPDDTGEALGLTPSRLTLTLGFGPSLFEKFDLADRRPEALVDLPRFAGDNLDRNRSGGDLCVQACADDPQIAVHAIRNLARIGFGKVVIRWSQLGFGKTSSTTPDAQTPRNLMGFKDGTRNIAGTETDRLKKFVWVEEKDTDADSAWMAGGSYLVARRIRMNIETWDRTSLQEQEDIFGRDKGEGAPVGKAKERDKPFLKAMLPDAHVRLAHPDTNAGATLLRRGYSFTDGTDGLGRLDAGLFFLAYQRDVRTGFIPVQRSLAADALNEYIQHVGSALFAIPPGVRDKDDWWGSTLFAKNPGDSHDPKEA, from the coding sequence ATGACGGACACGCCTGCCGAAGCCGAACACGCCGCGGCGCCCGAACCCGCCACCCCGGCCGGGGAAACCGTCTCGGCCGGGGAAACCGTCTCGGCCGGGGAAACCGTGCCGGCCGGGGGAAGCGCGTCGGCCGGGGGAAGCGCGTCGGGCGCCCCGTCGCGGCGTGCGCTGATCGGCTGGGGCGGTGCCGGACTCGCGCTCGGTGCGGCCGTGGCCGGTGGCGCGGTGGCGGTGGCCCGCTCCGGCGACGACGAACCGGGCGCGGCCGGGGAGGGCGGCGCGGTCGCCTTCCACGGCCACCACCAGGCGGGCATCGCCACCCCGGTGCAGGACCGGCTGCACTTCGCCGCCTTCGACGTGAAGACCACCGACCGGGCCGCGTTCGTCCAGCTGCTGAAGGACTGGACCGCGGCGGCCCGGCGGATGACCGCCGGGCAGGCGGTCGGCGAGGGCGCGTACGGCGGACTCGCCGAGGCGCCACCGGACGACACCGGGGAGGCGCTGGGCCTGACACCGTCCCGGCTGACCCTCACCCTCGGCTTCGGCCCCTCCCTCTTCGAGAAGTTCGACCTCGCCGACCGGCGCCCCGAAGCCCTCGTCGACCTGCCCAGGTTCGCCGGCGACAACCTCGACAGGAACCGCAGCGGCGGTGACCTGTGCGTCCAGGCCTGCGCCGACGACCCGCAGATCGCCGTGCACGCGATCCGCAACCTGGCCCGCATCGGCTTCGGCAAGGTCGTCATCCGCTGGTCCCAGCTGGGCTTCGGCAAGACCTCCTCGACGACCCCGGACGCCCAGACCCCCCGTAACCTCATGGGCTTCAAGGACGGCACCCGCAACATCGCGGGGACCGAGACCGACCGTCTGAAGAAATTCGTGTGGGTCGAGGAGAAGGACACCGACGCGGACTCGGCCTGGATGGCCGGGGGCTCGTACCTGGTGGCCCGGCGCATCCGCATGAACATCGAGACCTGGGACCGCACCTCGCTGCAGGAGCAGGAGGACATCTTCGGCCGCGACAAGGGCGAGGGCGCCCCCGTCGGGAAGGCCAAGGAGCGCGACAAGCCGTTCCTCAAGGCGATGCTGCCCGACGCGCACGTCCGCCTCGCCCACCCCGACACCAACGCCGGGGCCACCCTCCTGCGCCGCGGCTACTCCTTCACCGACGGCACCGACGGACTCGGCCGCCTCGACGCGGGCCTGTTCTTCCTCGCCTACCAGCGCGATGTGCGCACCGGCTTCATCCCGGTCCAGCGCAGCCTGGCCGCCGACGCCCTCAACGAGTACATCCAGCACGTGGGTTCAGCACTCTTCGCGATCCCGCCCGGCGTCCGCGACAAGGACGACTGGTGGGGCAGCACGCTGTTCGCCAAGAACCCCGGCGATTCACACGACCCCAAGGAGGCGTAG
- a CDS encoding bifunctional DNA primase/polymerase, which yields MSAETGRRSGGQSRISQWLRGRRPRPDAADDSAGREELLLAAAGAGLPLAPAAHPSAYRCSCDRVGCPTPARHPVSFAWQTQSTTDRAQIERWARHQPLANFITATGMVHDVLDVPVEAGQEALDRLLASGIEVGPVALSGDDRMLFFTATRGTPEDEDEWWPCELDCHPETMDEHPGLRWHCRGSYVLVPPARLPGELTVGWLRGPEHPLPDPLSLLEVLTDECARYAGVEREQVAAWPLRG from the coding sequence ATGAGCGCAGAGACGGGCCGCCGCTCCGGCGGGCAGAGCAGGATCTCCCAGTGGTTGCGCGGTCGGCGCCCACGACCGGACGCCGCGGACGACTCCGCGGGCCGTGAGGAGCTGCTGCTCGCCGCCGCGGGAGCCGGGCTGCCGCTCGCGCCGGCCGCCCATCCCTCCGCCTACCGATGTTCCTGTGACCGCGTCGGGTGTCCGACCCCCGCGCGCCACCCCGTCTCGTTCGCCTGGCAGACGCAGTCCACGACCGACCGGGCGCAGATCGAGCGGTGGGCCCGGCATCAGCCGCTGGCCAACTTCATCACCGCGACCGGCATGGTGCACGACGTGCTGGACGTGCCGGTGGAGGCCGGGCAGGAGGCGCTGGACCGGTTGCTCGCCTCCGGGATCGAGGTCGGGCCCGTCGCCCTGTCGGGGGACGACCGGATGCTCTTCTTCACCGCCACGCGCGGTACGCCCGAGGACGAGGACGAGTGGTGGCCGTGCGAGCTGGACTGCCATCCCGAGACGATGGACGAGCATCCTGGGCTGCGGTGGCACTGCCGTGGGTCGTATGTGCTGGTGCCTCCGGCTCGGTTGCCGGGGGAGTTGACGGTGGGGTGGCTGCGGGGGCCTGAGCATCCGTTGCCGGATCCGTTGTCCTTGCTCGAAGTGCTGACGGACGAGTGTGCGCGGTATGCGGGGGTGGAGCGGGAGCAGGTTGCTGCGTGGCCCCTCCGGGGGTGA
- a CDS encoding TetR/AcrR family transcriptional regulator: MAPDSTRRSEKSRRAIYAAALALVGEIGYPRTTIEGIAARAGVGKQTIYRWWSSKAEVLMEAFVDLGAQAAEAAGGDWAEEDGIPDTGDLEADLKTVLRATVDELNDPRYEAPARALAAEGVGNPAFAKEFVAMLLMPSLELYVRRLRAAQGAGQVRTEVDPYIARDLFVSPLAQRWLQGTGPLDHAYANKLVEYALYGIAPR, translated from the coding sequence ATGGCTCCCGACTCCACCCGCCGCAGCGAGAAGTCCCGCCGCGCCATCTACGCCGCCGCCCTCGCCCTCGTGGGCGAGATCGGCTACCCCAGGACGACCATCGAGGGCATCGCGGCCCGCGCGGGCGTCGGCAAGCAGACGATCTACCGATGGTGGTCGTCGAAGGCCGAGGTCCTCATGGAGGCCTTCGTCGACCTGGGCGCCCAGGCGGCGGAGGCGGCCGGCGGGGACTGGGCCGAGGAGGACGGCATCCCCGACACCGGGGACCTGGAGGCCGACCTCAAGACGGTGCTGCGCGCCACCGTCGACGAACTCAACGACCCCCGCTACGAGGCCCCGGCCCGCGCACTCGCCGCGGAGGGCGTGGGCAACCCCGCCTTCGCGAAGGAGTTCGTGGCCATGCTGCTCATGCCCTCGCTCGAACTGTACGTACGGCGCCTGAGGGCGGCCCAGGGAGCGGGCCAGGTGCGTACCGAGGTCGACCCGTACATCGCGCGCGACCTGTTCGTCTCGCCCCTCGCCCAGCGCTGGCTCCAGGGCACGGGCCCGCTCGACCACGCCTACGCGAACAAGCTCGTCGAGTACGCCCTCTACGGCATCGCCCCCCGCTGA
- a CDS encoding heme/hemin ABC transporter substrate-binding protein: MRTRVAGALLAVLVVAGCASHEGTAAPDTRARAAADRVEPLSDTPEPRLPVTVRSSDGREVTVEDAERIVPLSGSLSEIVFTLGLGDRVVARDITATFAQAEKLPVVTRNHDVSAESVLSLKPDLVLAEATTGPAEAMGQIRDAGIPVLVVDPAQGLDDVGPRIEAVARALGVPAAGKELTKRSEERIAAVRKDVPSAKKTDDAPRVAFLYLRGSASVYLIGGKGSGATSLLEAAGAVDAGAESGLKKDFTAITTEALAQAAPDAILVMSKGLESVGGIDGLVKIPGVAQTPAGMDRRVVSIEDGVLLNYGPRTDAVLKSIVGQLYGDTK, from the coding sequence ATGCGGACACGAGTGGCGGGTGCACTGCTTGCGGTGCTTGTGGTGGCGGGGTGCGCCTCCCATGAGGGGACAGCCGCGCCGGACACGAGGGCCCGCGCCGCCGCGGATCGGGTCGAGCCCCTCTCGGACACGCCGGAGCCTCGGCTTCCGGTCACCGTGCGCTCGTCCGACGGCCGTGAGGTGACGGTCGAGGACGCCGAACGCATCGTTCCGCTCTCCGGCAGCCTCAGCGAGATCGTCTTCACCCTCGGCCTCGGCGACCGTGTCGTCGCCCGTGACATCACCGCCACCTTCGCCCAGGCGGAGAAACTGCCGGTGGTCACCCGCAACCACGACGTCTCCGCGGAGAGCGTGCTGTCCCTCAAGCCCGATCTGGTGCTCGCGGAAGCCACCACCGGGCCCGCCGAGGCGATGGGCCAGATCCGCGACGCGGGCATACCCGTCCTCGTCGTCGACCCGGCGCAGGGCCTCGACGACGTGGGCCCGCGCATCGAGGCGGTGGCCCGCGCGCTCGGCGTACCGGCCGCGGGCAAGGAGCTCACGAAGCGCTCCGAGGAGCGGATCGCCGCCGTGCGCAAGGACGTTCCGAGTGCGAAGAAGACCGATGACGCACCGCGTGTCGCCTTTCTCTACCTCCGCGGCTCCGCGTCCGTCTATCTGATCGGCGGCAAGGGCTCGGGGGCGACCTCGCTGCTCGAAGCGGCGGGCGCGGTGGACGCGGGCGCCGAGTCCGGCCTGAAGAAGGACTTCACCGCGATCACCACCGAAGCCCTCGCCCAGGCCGCCCCCGACGCGATCCTCGTCATGTCCAAGGGACTTGAGTCCGTCGGCGGCATCGACGGCCTCGTCAAGATCCCGGGCGTCGCCCAGACCCCGGCCGGGATGGACCGCCGGGTCGTCTCGATCGAGGACGGCGTCCTCCTCAACTACGGCCCCCGCACGGACGCCGTACTGAAGTCCATCGTGGGCCAGTTGTACGGGGACACGAAGTGA
- a CDS encoding FecCD family ABC transporter permease, which translates to MSVTDKAVPQAPPVGGLPARPRRGAPWLLTVALAVLLLLLTLASAGLGAYEIPPGDVLSSIAHRAGLGGGELDRVPESVLWNVRFPRIVLALLVGASLGCAGALMQGVFGNPLAEPGVIGVSSGAAVGAVAAISLGLGFLGTWTVPAFAFVSGLGTALLVYSMSRSGGRTEVVTLILTGIAVNAFAGALIGLFIFLADTAAVNQITFWQLGSLSQATWPKVLAVLPCAAVGLAVAPLYSRKLDLLALGERPARHLGVDVERLRVVLVLVVALLTAAAVSVSGVIGFVGLVVPHLLRMAAGPGHRFLLPGSALGGAVVLLAGDLAARTVAEPAELPLGVLTALFGSPFFFWLLRRTRRRQGGWA; encoded by the coding sequence GTGAGCGTGACCGACAAGGCCGTTCCCCAGGCCCCTCCTGTCGGCGGGCTTCCCGCGCGGCCCCGCCGCGGTGCCCCCTGGCTGCTCACGGTCGCCCTGGCCGTCCTTCTCCTGCTGCTCACCCTCGCCTCCGCCGGACTCGGCGCGTACGAGATCCCGCCCGGTGACGTCCTCTCCTCCATCGCGCACCGGGCGGGCCTCGGCGGCGGCGAACTGGACCGGGTCCCTGAGTCCGTGCTGTGGAACGTGCGCTTCCCGCGGATCGTGCTCGCGCTGCTCGTCGGTGCCTCACTGGGCTGCGCGGGCGCGCTGATGCAGGGCGTGTTCGGCAATCCGCTCGCCGAACCGGGGGTCATCGGTGTCTCGTCGGGCGCGGCGGTCGGCGCGGTCGCCGCGATCTCGCTCGGTCTGGGCTTCCTCGGCACCTGGACGGTCCCGGCCTTCGCCTTCGTCTCGGGTCTCGGCACGGCGCTGCTCGTGTACTCGATGTCCCGCTCGGGCGGCCGTACGGAGGTCGTGACGCTGATCCTCACCGGTATCGCGGTGAACGCCTTCGCGGGCGCGCTGATCGGCCTGTTCATCTTCCTGGCGGACACCGCGGCGGTGAACCAGATCACCTTCTGGCAGCTCGGCTCGCTCTCCCAGGCGACCTGGCCGAAGGTGCTGGCGGTGCTGCCGTGCGCGGCGGTCGGTCTGGCCGTCGCCCCGTTGTACTCCCGCAAGTTGGACCTGTTGGCGCTCGGCGAGCGCCCGGCCCGGCACCTGGGCGTGGACGTCGAACGGCTCCGCGTCGTGCTGGTCCTGGTCGTCGCGCTGCTGACGGCCGCGGCCGTGAGCGTCTCCGGTGTCATCGGCTTCGTGGGACTCGTCGTGCCGCATCTGCTGCGCATGGCGGCGGGCCCCGGCCACCGTTTCCTCCTGCCCGGCAGCGCGCTGGGCGGGGCGGTGGTCCTGCTCGCGGGCGACCTGGCGGCGCGTACCGTCGCCGAGCCCGCCGAGCTGCCGCTCGGTGTGCTGACCGCTCTCTTCGGCAGCCCGTTCTTCTTCTGGCTGCTGCGCAGGACCCGTCGCAGGCAGGGAGGCTGGGCATGA
- a CDS encoding HtaA domain-containing protein: MPARPHARTHVTLLCAAVLAAVLTALLPAGQAHAASRTVQGGRLDWGIKSSFQSYVTGPIANGGFSLTGGAATVGGSQFRFHSATGTYDGSSGAFDAGFSGGVHFLGHKEDDGTHQLDLTISRPTVRLAGNGGTLYVDVISKAKGTGAVTTSSQVPFASLSLGGIDMKGGGNAVQLNNLPATLTAQGAKSFAGYYTAGTALDPVSLSADVRAAAAEPARTPSPSPTGSKAKSKTGKATSGRIEDGAVDWGVRRTFREYVTGAIAEGEWKLSGGAQDGGALFRFPKGSGTYDEKKQTLDATFAGAVRFTGEQGLDLKLGEVRAKVTDAGKGTLYADVTSGSGTGKAAGTDKSAGADKAAGTDKAAKTDEKVPLVTFTVKDFKPKNGLVQVTEAPAELTAAGADAFGGMYKAGTEMDPVSLAVALTDSAELPALPDLGSTESATPEAAAADPKKAGPKTEATASDSDVPVLPVGLAVASLIAIAVAFLIIRRRRTPVAADAPGES, encoded by the coding sequence ATGCCAGCCCGCCCGCACGCACGTACTCACGTGACCCTGCTCTGCGCAGCGGTACTCGCAGCGGTGCTCACGGCGCTGCTCCCGGCCGGCCAGGCCCACGCGGCGAGCCGTACCGTGCAGGGCGGCAGGCTGGACTGGGGCATCAAATCCTCCTTCCAGAGCTACGTCACCGGCCCGATAGCGAACGGCGGTTTCTCCCTCACCGGAGGCGCGGCCACGGTCGGCGGCAGCCAGTTCCGCTTCCACTCGGCGACCGGTACGTACGACGGTTCCTCGGGTGCCTTCGACGCCGGTTTCTCCGGCGGGGTCCACTTCCTCGGGCACAAGGAGGACGACGGCACCCACCAGCTCGACCTGACGATCAGCCGCCCCACCGTCCGCCTCGCCGGCAACGGCGGCACGCTCTACGTCGACGTCATCAGCAAGGCGAAGGGCACCGGGGCGGTCACGACGTCCTCGCAGGTGCCCTTCGCCTCCCTCTCCCTGGGCGGCATCGACATGAAGGGCGGGGGCAACGCCGTCCAGCTGAACAACCTGCCCGCCACGCTGACCGCCCAGGGCGCGAAGTCCTTCGCCGGGTACTACACGGCGGGCACCGCCCTCGACCCGGTCAGCCTGTCCGCGGACGTACGGGCCGCCGCCGCTGAACCGGCCCGCACCCCGTCCCCCTCACCGACCGGGTCCAAGGCCAAGTCGAAGACCGGGAAGGCGACTTCGGGCCGGATCGAGGACGGCGCCGTCGACTGGGGCGTGCGCAGGACCTTCCGCGAGTACGTCACCGGTGCCATCGCCGAAGGGGAGTGGAAGCTCTCCGGAGGCGCCCAGGACGGCGGTGCGCTCTTCCGTTTCCCGAAGGGGTCGGGCACGTACGACGAGAAGAAGCAGACCCTCGACGCGACCTTCGCCGGAGCCGTCCGCTTCACCGGCGAACAGGGCCTCGACCTGAAGCTCGGCGAGGTCCGGGCCAAGGTCACGGACGCCGGGAAGGGCACGCTCTACGCCGATGTCACGAGCGGGAGCGGTACGGGCAAGGCGGCAGGCACGGACAAGTCGGCAGGGGCGGACAAGGCAGCCGGTACCGACAAGGCGGCCAAGACCGACGAGAAGGTGCCGCTCGTCACCTTCACCGTCAAGGATTTCAAGCCGAAGAACGGCCTCGTCCAGGTCACCGAGGCACCCGCCGAACTCACCGCAGCGGGCGCCGATGCCTTCGGGGGCATGTACAAGGCCGGCACGGAGATGGACCCGGTGTCCCTCGCCGTCGCCCTGACCGACAGTGCCGAACTGCCCGCCCTGCCCGACCTGGGCAGCACGGAGTCGGCCACCCCCGAAGCCGCGGCCGCCGATCCGAAGAAGGCCGGGCCGAAGACCGAGGCCACCGCGAGCGATTCGGACGTCCCCGTCCTGCCCGTCGGGCTCGCGGTCGCATCTCTGATCGCGATCGCCGTAGCCTTCCTGATCATCCGCAGGCGCCGTACGCCGGTGGCGGCCGACGCCCCCGGCGAGAGCTGA
- the efeU gene encoding iron uptake transporter permease EfeU has translation MFGNYLIGLREGLEASLVVCILIAYLVKTDRRDALKPIWIGIAVAVTLALAFGFALEFGSQELTFEAQEALGGSLSIIAVCLVTWMVFWMRRTARHLKAELHGRLDAALQMGTAALVATAFLAVGREGLETALFVWASVRASNDGTQGPLIGVLLGILTAVVLGHLFYRGTVRINLAKFFTWTGGMLVVVAAGVLAYGVHDLQEADFLPGLTDKAFDISETVPPDSWYGTLLKGIFNFQPDPTVVQVVVWVLYLVPTLAFFLAPSRSGKGRAESPAPVREEA, from the coding sequence GTGTTCGGCAACTATCTGATCGGCCTGCGCGAGGGCCTAGAGGCCAGCCTCGTGGTCTGCATCCTCATCGCCTACCTGGTGAAGACGGACCGCCGGGACGCCCTGAAGCCCATCTGGATCGGCATCGCCGTCGCCGTCACGCTCGCCCTCGCCTTCGGCTTCGCCCTCGAATTCGGCTCCCAGGAGCTGACGTTCGAGGCGCAGGAGGCCCTCGGCGGCTCCCTGTCGATCATCGCGGTCTGCCTGGTGACCTGGATGGTCTTCTGGATGCGGCGCACCGCCCGCCACCTGAAGGCCGAGCTGCACGGCAGACTCGACGCGGCCCTGCAGATGGGCACCGCAGCGCTGGTCGCCACCGCCTTCCTGGCGGTGGGCCGTGAGGGCCTGGAGACGGCCCTGTTCGTCTGGGCTTCGGTGCGCGCCTCCAACGACGGCACCCAGGGCCCGTTGATCGGCGTGCTGCTGGGCATCCTGACCGCGGTCGTGCTCGGCCATCTCTTCTACCGGGGCACGGTCCGCATCAACCTCGCCAAGTTCTTCACCTGGACCGGCGGCATGCTGGTCGTCGTCGCCGCGGGTGTCCTCGCCTACGGTGTGCACGACCTCCAGGAGGCCGACTTCCTGCCCGGCCTGACCGACAAGGCCTTCGACATCAGCGAGACCGTCCCCCCGGACAGCTGGTACGGCACCCTCCTCAAGGGCATCTTCAACTTCCAGCCCGACCCGACCGTCGTCCAGGTCGTCGTCTGGGTCCTCTACCTGGTGCCGACGCTCGCGTTCTTCCTGGCACCCTCGCGGTCAGGAAAGGGCCGGGCCGAGTCGCCCGCTCCGGTACGCGAAGAGGCTTGA
- a CDS encoding glycerophosphodiester phosphodiesterase — protein MVTRTALTGIAGLTSLALVGQGGAITPLEWGADPLTVSGLPRVVYTAHRGGAREVPENSMTGLMTAFERGTAQVLDLDTRMLRDGTMVVMHDATLNRTTYMGGPVHALDRRDWQGVRLRPRAALPGSWRSERPPTLAEVLDRFGGRVVLMLEAKDPRSLAAIAAMLRERGLTRSVLVNSNHPAVALRTHRLGLLSQLWRSAHQMRTDRPERWRPFVDVLDVDHKARDRDLVRAVRSGIPRVWAHTVVTPAQRDRALALGCDGIITDAPGRLARTRTRTRARVRIRARVGARAWTRVRAWGQRGAMP, from the coding sequence ATGGTCACACGGACTGCGCTGACGGGTATCGCCGGTCTCACGTCACTGGCTCTCGTGGGACAGGGCGGGGCGATCACCCCGCTGGAATGGGGCGCCGACCCTCTCACGGTGTCCGGGCTGCCCCGCGTCGTCTACACGGCGCACCGCGGCGGCGCCCGGGAGGTGCCGGAGAACAGCATGACGGGCCTCATGACCGCGTTCGAGCGCGGGACGGCCCAGGTGCTCGACCTGGACACCCGGATGCTGCGCGACGGGACGATGGTCGTCATGCACGACGCGACCCTGAACCGCACGACCTACATGGGCGGCCCGGTGCACGCGCTGGACCGGCGGGACTGGCAGGGGGTCCGGCTGCGCCCCAGGGCCGCGCTGCCGGGCAGCTGGCGTTCGGAGCGGCCGCCGACGCTCGCCGAGGTGCTGGACCGGTTCGGCGGGCGGGTGGTGCTGATGCTGGAGGCCAAGGATCCGCGGAGTCTCGCGGCCATCGCCGCCATGCTCAGGGAACGCGGTCTGACCCGCTCGGTGCTGGTCAACTCCAACCATCCCGCGGTGGCGCTGCGCACCCATCGCCTGGGGCTGCTGTCGCAGTTGTGGCGCTCGGCCCACCAGATGCGTACGGACCGGCCGGAGCGCTGGCGGCCGTTCGTGGACGTCCTGGACGTGGACCACAAGGCCCGCGACCGCGATCTCGTACGGGCCGTCCGGTCCGGCATCCCGCGGGTGTGGGCGCACACGGTGGTGACCCCGGCACAGCGCGACCGCGCGCTCGCGCTCGGCTGCGACGGGATCATCACGGACGCGCCGGGCCGGCTGGCCCGGACCCGGACGAGGACTCGCGCGCGGGTACGGATCCGGGCACGGGTGGGTGCCCGGGCGTGGACGCGGGTCCGGGCGTGGGGTCAGCGGGGGGCGATGCCGTAG
- a CDS encoding heme ABC transporter ATP-binding protein, translating to MRKRSGWLRTRAAPPGPVAPGDVLAEAQALHVRLGAREVLSGVDVEARAGEVLALVGPNGAGKSTLLGALAADLPAADGVVRVHGRPVSDWSAHELALRRAVLPQSASLSFPFPVEEVVRMGRAPWAGLPEDDQDDAAVAAAMAATEVSGFAGRPFSALSGGERARVALARVLAQRARLLLLDEPTAALDLRHQELVLRVCRERAHEGDAVVVVLHDLGLAAAYAHRVVILCAGRTVADGAPAEVFTDRLLSDVYKQPVEVFPHPRTGGVMVAPVRGS from the coding sequence ATGAGGAAGCGATCGGGGTGGCTTCGTACGAGGGCCGCGCCTCCCGGGCCCGTGGCCCCCGGCGACGTGCTCGCCGAGGCGCAGGCCCTGCACGTCCGGCTCGGCGCACGCGAGGTGCTGTCCGGCGTGGACGTCGAGGCCCGCGCGGGCGAGGTACTGGCACTGGTCGGCCCCAACGGGGCGGGAAAATCCACCCTGTTGGGCGCGCTCGCCGCCGACCTCCCGGCCGCCGACGGTGTCGTACGGGTCCATGGGCGCCCGGTGTCCGACTGGTCGGCGCACGAACTGGCCCTGCGCCGGGCGGTGCTCCCCCAGTCCGCCTCGCTCTCCTTCCCCTTCCCGGTCGAGGAGGTCGTACGGATGGGGCGGGCGCCCTGGGCCGGGCTGCCCGAGGATGATCAGGACGACGCGGCGGTGGCCGCGGCCATGGCGGCCACCGAGGTCTCCGGGTTCGCGGGCCGGCCCTTCTCGGCGCTCAGCGGCGGCGAACGGGCCAGGGTCGCGCTCGCCCGGGTGCTCGCCCAGCGCGCCCGGCTGCTGCTGCTCGACGAGCCGACGGCCGCGCTGGACCTCAGACACCAGGAGCTGGTGCTGCGGGTCTGCCGCGAAAGGGCGCACGAAGGGGACGCGGTGGTCGTGGTGTTGCACGATCTGGGTCTCGCGGCCGCCTACGCGCACCGGGTGGTGATCCTGTGCGCCGGGCGCACGGTGGCCGACGGGGCGCCTGCGGAGGTCTTCACCGACCGACTGCTTTCGGACGTCTACAAACAGCCGGTCGAGGTGTTCCCCCACCCGCGCACAGGTGGGGTCATGGTGGCCCCTGTCAGGGGTTCTTGA
- the efeO gene encoding iron uptake system protein EfeO yields MRAVRLSVVTAAATAAALAAVTGCTEKSDASSEDHVVEVTATDTKCEVSKTEFPAGHVQMDVTNKGSKVTEVYLLFPDDRIVTERENIGPGTRQKVTAEVKAGDYRIACKPGMKGKGIRQDVTVTGGGKAAKRDPRLDAAVASYRQYAQEQADETLPKAKVFTDAVKAGDIEAAKKAYATSRIGWERTEPVAESFGDIDPKVDLREDGLEEGQDLEKDWTGWHRLERSLWKDKKLTDRDSKLADQLIKDLTDWQNRVGKAEITPTSMANGAKELLDEVATGKVTGEEERYSHTDLVDFKANVEGAEKSYELLKPVAKENDAALVTELDKQFAALDTLLDTYRKDKTSYEFTSYDKVSKADQKELSDAVNALAEPLSKLAAAVVATK; encoded by the coding sequence ATGCGAGCCGTCCGACTCTCCGTCGTCACCGCTGCCGCGACCGCGGCGGCGCTGGCCGCTGTCACGGGTTGCACCGAGAAGAGCGACGCGTCGAGCGAGGACCACGTCGTCGAGGTGACGGCCACGGACACCAAGTGCGAGGTGTCGAAGACGGAGTTCCCGGCCGGGCACGTGCAGATGGACGTGACCAACAAGGGCTCCAAGGTCACCGAGGTCTACCTGCTGTTCCCGGACGACCGGATCGTCACCGAGCGCGAGAACATCGGCCCCGGCACCCGCCAGAAGGTCACCGCCGAGGTGAAGGCCGGCGACTACCGGATCGCGTGCAAGCCCGGCATGAAGGGCAAGGGCATCCGGCAGGACGTCACGGTCACCGGCGGCGGCAAGGCCGCGAAGCGCGATCCGCGCCTGGACGCGGCGGTCGCCTCCTACCGGCAGTACGCGCAGGAGCAGGCCGACGAGACGCTGCCCAAGGCAAAGGTGTTCACGGACGCCGTCAAGGCCGGTGACATCGAGGCCGCGAAGAAGGCCTACGCCACCTCGCGCATCGGCTGGGAGCGCACCGAGCCGGTCGCCGAGTCGTTCGGTGACATCGACCCGAAGGTCGACCTGCGCGAGGACGGTCTGGAGGAGGGCCAGGACCTGGAGAAGGACTGGACCGGCTGGCACCGCCTGGAGCGCTCGCTGTGGAAGGACAAGAAGCTCACCGACCGGGACTCGAAGCTCGCCGACCAGCTGATCAAGGACCTCACCGACTGGCAGAACCGCGTCGGCAAGGCGGAGATCACCCCGACCTCCATGGCCAACGGCGCCAAGGAACTCCTCGACGAGGTCGCCACCGGCAAGGTCACCGGCGAGGAGGAGCGTTACTCGCACACCGACCTGGTCGACTTCAAGGCGAACGTCGAGGGCGCCGAGAAGTCGTACGAGCTGCTGAAGCCGGTCGCGAAGGAGAACGACGCGGCGCTGGTCACCGAGCTGGACAAGCAGTTCGCGGCGCTCGACACCCTGCTGGACACCTACCGCAAGGACAAGACCTCGTACGAGTTCACCTCCTACGACAAGGTCTCCAAGGCGGACCAGAAGGAACTCTCGGACGCGGTGAACGCGCTCGCCGAGCCGCTGTCGAAGCTCGCCGCCGCCGTCGTCGCCACGAAGTAG